GATGCCCAGTTCGGGCGACGGCTGGCGGAGGCGCGGCAGCGGCGCGGCACGGCTTCGTTCGAGGGCTTGTTCGTCAAGAACCTGGAGAACGTGCAGGGCGACGAGCGGGATCACATGATCATCAGCACGACGTACGGCCCGGACGAAAAGGGCCGATTTTACCGGCGATTCGGCCCATTGGGCCGCGCCGGCGGGGGGCGGCGGCTCAACGTGCTCGTCACGCGGGCGCGCGATGAGGTGCATCTGGTGACGAGCATCCCGGCGGAGATCTACCGCGCCCTGCCGCCGATTCCGCCGGGGCAGGCGCCGACGGGCGGGTATCTGCTCTTTTCGTATCTGCATTACGCGGAGCGGCTCGCCGAGTTGTACGAACAGCAGTTCCGGATTCTCGAAGCGGCGCGCACGGCGGAGAAGGCGCAGGTGTTCGTGCGGTCCAGCGCGTTCCCCTCGAAGTTCGCGGCGGCGACGGCGCATCATCTGGCGGGCGCGCACAACGTCGGGTCGGATGTGCACTGGGGCAACGACGGGTTCTGCGTGGACATGGCGCTGCATCATCCGGTGCGGGCGGAGGACCGGACGCTGGGCGTGCTGTGCGACCTGACGCGCTTCGAGAAGGCGGAGGACCCGATCGAATGGGAGGCGTTCCGCACGATGGTGCTCGAGTCGCAGGGCTGGACGCTGCATCGAGTGTGGACCCCGCAGGTGTATCGCGATCCGACGGGCACGATGAACCGGATCATCCGCGCGGCGCATCAGGTCGTCACGCAGCAGGATGAGGAAAACGGCGTGATCCGCACGGAGACTTGAGCGCGCGTGAAGGCACGGGGGCACTGAAGTGCCCCCGCCTTTGGTGAAACGGGGCGTTGCGGTTAATCTACCGGCTCTATGTCGACATTGACCCTCAAGAACGGCCGCGTGATTGATCCGGCGTCGGGCCTCGACGCGGTGACGGACATCACGCTTTCGGCTGGAAAAGTCGCCAAAATCGGCAAGGTGGCCAAGCCGACCGGTCCGGTGTTCGACGCGTCGGGCTGCCTCGTGAGCCCCGGCCTGATCGATCCGCACGTGCACTTCCGCGAGCCGGGGCAGGAGGAAAAGGAAACGATCGCCACGGGCGCCGCCAGCGCCGTTCATGGCGGGTTCACGAGCGTGTGCTGCATGCCGAACACGCGGCCCGCGCTCGACGACGACGGGCGCATCGAATTCGTCTACAAGCAGGCGGCGAAGGCGGACCTGTGCAACGTGTATCCGGTGGGCGCGATCACCAAGGGCCGCAAGGGCGAGGAGCTGGCGGAGATCAACCTGATGGCGCGCAGCGGCGCGGTGGCGTTCAGCGACGACGGCATCGCGGTGGCCAGCGCGTCGGTGATGGCCAAGGCGCTGCGCTACATCGCCACGACCGGCCGACCGATCATGCAGCACTGCGAGGAGCCGTCGCTCACCAAGGGCGGGGTGATGAACGCGGGATTGCTGGCGACGCGGTTGGGACTCGGCGGCTGGCCGGCGGTGGCGGAGGAACTGATCATCCAGCGCGACGTGATGCTCAACGAATCGATCCGCTGCGCGTATCACGTGCAGCATCTGACGAGCGCCGGCGGCGTCGACATCGTCCGCCGGGCGCGCAAGGCGGGCCAACCCGTGACCGCCGAGGCCTCGCCGCATCATCTGCTATTGACGGAGGACGCCTGTGCCGAGTATGACACCAACGCGAAGATGAATCCGCCGCTGCGGACGAAGGCGGACATCAAGGCGATCATCAAGGGCATCAAGGACGGCGTCATCACGATCCTCGCCACCGACCACGCCCCGCACACGCGCGAGGAAAAGGAACTGGAATTCGCCAGCGCCCCCTTCGGGATCATCGGCCTGGACTGCGCCCTGCCGCTTTACGCCCTGGCGCTGATCGACTCGGGCGCGATCGACTGGGCGGCGATGCTGGCGATGATGACGATCAATCCCGCGAAGCTGTGCGGGCTGCACGGCAAGGGCACGCTCGCCGAGGGAGCGGATGCGGATGTGACGATCATCGATCCGAAAGAGACATGGACCATTGATGTGAACGCGTTCGAGAGCAAGTCGCGCAATTGTCCGTTCGGGGGATGGAACGTGACCGGGCGCGCGATCGCGACGATTGTCGGCGGGAAGATCAAGATGAATCGCGACGCGGATCGCATTCGATGATGTAAAGCCGCGACCGGCGGTCGCGCTCTTTTTGTATGGTTGTCCACGTTTGGCGGAGCGCGACCAGCGGTCGCGGCTTTACAGGGAGTCACGCATGGCGCGGACATTGGGTTATCACGTCGTCAAATCCGGTTATGGGTTGTGGCTGCCGGGTGATGAGCGCGGGCATTGGTCGGATGCGTGGGATGAACAGATCGGATATGTCGAGCCCCATGTTTTGCATGCCGGCGATGCGGTGCGGCAGCGCATGGCGGCGGAGCGCATGAAGCACCCGCCGGTTCGGCTCGACGCGATGATGTTGTTGTGGGTGTCGCAAACCATCGCGCGATGTTGTGAGGAGTCGCCGTGGCGAATCGCCGCCGCTTCGATCGAACCGACGCACACGCATCTGCTGATCACGTATTCGGGGACGGATATCGACCGCACGACGAAATGGCTCGCGGATCAGACGACCAAGGCGGTGCATCAGCACACGCGGCATGTCGGACCGATCTGGGCAAAGGGCAAATGGTGCTCATTCGTGTACGACGCGGCGTATTGGAATCACATCGTCGATTACATCGAACGCCACAACATCCGTCGCGGTGTCGGAGCGCGGCCGTACGCATGGGTGACCCCCATGCGAATGCCCGACGTGTAAAGCCGCGACCGGCGGTCGCGCTCTTTGTAGGGTTGTCCACGTTTGGCGGAGCGCGACCGGCGGTCGCGGCTTTACATGGGGGGTTGATCAGCGATTTTGATGAGCATTTCGACGGCTTGTTCGACCCAGCCGGAGTCCCAGTGGTGGCGGCGCTCCGGGCCGTCCGCGAATTCGTGGGGGATCTGAAGCTGATCGAGCAATGTGTGCGCCCGCTGCATGTCGTCACGGAAATGGTCGTACCCGAGCAGGGCGAGGCGTTCGCGGCGGTGGAGGATACGGGCCTTGTCACGGAAGGCGCGGGGCAGGGCGTAGAGGTCGAAGTTCTGCTGAGTGCCGAAGATCGGGCCCATGCCGTAATTGTCGGGCGCTTCCTTCATGAGCGGCGCGTCCCATGCGGCGGCGGCGTCGAACAGATCGGGGAAGCGGATCGCCAGACTCATCGCGCCCCAACCGCTCTTGGAAAAGCCCAGCAGCAGGCGCTGCTTGGCCTGCGGATAAAGCTCATCGACGGCGGGGACGATGGCCTTGACCATGTAGCTTTCCTGCTGCAGGTCGGCGCTGGACGGATGATTGGCGTACCAGGGCAGCGCGGTGAACGTCGGCGCGACGACGAGCAGGTTGTACTTGCTTTGCAGGTCGAGGCGCTGGACGGTGGTGAACCCGTCGCCGAACTGTTCGCCGCGGCCGGCCTCGACAGGCAGGACGAAGAGCACGCGCATCGGCTTGGCGGCGTCGAAGGGTTTGTCGGGTGTGAGGATGCGCAGCGTGTTTTCACCGGGCTGAAAACGCGAGCGGAGAATCACGGTCGTGACGTGCCCTTCCTGTTTTTTGTCACCGAGTTCGAAGGCGGGCGTGATGATCGGGCCGGCGGCTTCGGGGGCGGCGACGGGCTTGGGCGGCATCGGGCCGAGGTCGGCGGTTTGATTGGCGCCGGTGACGGGGGGCGTCACGGGGGCGGGGGTTGGGGTGGGCGTCGGGGGCGGTGTCGTTGGTGCGGGTGTTGGCGCCGCTTCGCGGCTGCCGCTAACGGGAGGTGCGGGCGCCTGCGGGGGATTGAGTTGGGCGAGCATGGCGCGGACGGCGTCGGAGGTCGCGCCGGTGCCATGCTCTTCGAGGAAACCGTCGAACAACTGCTGCGTCTGACGGCGGCGCTCGTCGAGCGTCAGACCCGAGCGATTGATGTCAAAAAGGTCCGCGGTCAGGAGCCAGAAATCGCCCACGGCCGCCGCCTCCGGCTGATCGAGCGCCTTGGTGCGACGCGCGGCGGAGCGCAGGCGCGACAGTGATCGGTCGACCGCCGGGTCGGCGGGCCAGCGCTGGACGATGGCGTACAGGGCCTGCATCTGCATCGACAGGGCGTGCATATGCAGCGGGCCGGTCTGGGTGATCATCGCAAGCTGCGACGCATCATCGGCCAGGTCGTTGAGCTGCTTTTTGACCGCGGCTTCGTCGGCCGCGGGACCGGGCATCAACATGGCCTTGCGCATGCGGGCCAGAAGCGCGGCCTCCTGCGAATTAGAGACGACGAAGAGGTTCGGGTCGGTCGCATCGCCCGTCGCGTTGGCCCCCGCCGGCGCGTCGCCGGGCGAGGCGTCGTCGAGATTCGGCGGCGTGAGCGGGTCGGCGAGCCCGCTCTTGATCTGCTTGCTGGGCGGCTCGGGCGTGAGCGGATCGTGGATCGGGCCGCTCTTGATCTGCGCCGTCGCGGCGGCGATGAGCAGCGGCACGATCAGCAGGGCGTTACGGACACGCAACATGAAAAGCTCCCTGTACGGCAAGGTCACCCCATTGTACCGCGCGATCCACTTGAATGTGCAGCGCTATAATCGAGCGATGCGATACCGACAGGTATTGCACAGGGTCGTCCCGGATTGACATCAAATCACCACGGATGGATAACGCTCCCCATGACACGCCTCGCACGGACGCGCCAACATTTCGAACCGCAGCGCATTGAGATCGGCAAGCTTTTCGACAAGCTTCCGCCGCACTCGATCGAAGCGGAGATGAGTCTGATCGGTTCGCTGATCATGGCGGGGACGGAGAACGTGCACATCGTCGGCGAGGTGATGCAGGCCATCAAAAGCCCCGCTGATTTCTATCAGCCGCGTCACGCCCAGATTTACGAATGCCTGCTGGAGCTTTACGACCAGCACCAGTCGATCGACCTCGTGCAGCTCATGCAGCGTCTGCGCGACCGGCAGGCGGACGAAGCGGTGGGCGGGATCGATTATCTGGTGCAGCTCGCCGAGTCGGTGCCGACGTCGACGAACGCGCCGCACTACGCGCGGATCGTGCGCGACAAGGCGAAGCTGCGCGGGCTCATCAATGCGGCGGGGACGATTCTGCATGAGGCCTACGAGTCCGCCGAGCCGCCGAACCTCATCCTTGATAAGGCCGAGAAGCTGATTTTCGACATCGCGCAGTTCGCCACGACCGACGAGGCGGCGGCGCTGAGCGATCTGGTGCATCAGACATTCGAGGCACTGGAGGCGCGTCGCGAAGCGGGCGGGTCGATCACGGGGCTGCACACCGGATACTACCAGCTTGACGAAATGCTCAGCGGGCTTCAGCGCGGCGAGATGATCATCCTCGCGGCTCGCCCGTCGATGGGCAAAACCGCGCTGGCCTTGAACATCGCCGAGCATATCGCCGTGGATAATCGTCAGCCCGTGGCGGTGTTCAGCATCGAAATGGGCAAGCAGCAGCTCGCCGAGCGTCTGCTCAGTTCGCGGTCGGGCGTCGATGCACAGCGCATGCGTCGCAACATGCTCAACGCCGACGACATCGGCCGGCTCCAGTCCGCCGGCGGCGAGCTGTCCGACGCCCCGATGTTCATCGATGACACGCCGGGCCTCTCCGTCCTTCAGCTTCGCGCCAAGGCCCGCCGACTCTACTCGCGCCATCAGATCAAGGCCATCATGATCGATTACCTGCAATTGATGACCAGCCCCGGCGCCGAGAGCCGGCAGAACGAAGTGGGCGAGATCAGCCGCGGCGTCAAGGCGCTGGCGCGCGAACTCAATGTCCCGGTCATCTGTCTGTCGCAGCTGAATCGAAACCCCGAGGGCCGCGAGTCCAAGAAGCCGATGTTGAGCGATCTTCGCGAATCCGGCTCGATCGAACAGGATGCGGACGTGGTCATGATGCTCCACCGCGAAGACTATTACCATCACGATGACGAATGGCGGGCCGAAAACCCCGACAAAGTCGGCGTGGCGGAACTGATCATCGCCAAACAGCGCAACGGACCCACCGGCACCGTCCCCCTCCAGTTCGACGGAAAGACGACGCGCTTCAACAATCTCGCCCGCGGCTACAGCGACATCGAGTAGCCCTCGCACATCCCGATCAGCCCGCGTAGACTATCCGCCATGAAACGCGTCCTGATCATCGCCAATCTCAACAAGGAAGAGGTCCACAAGGCCCTGGCGAAATTCCGCCCGTTCCTCGAGGGCCGCGCGCACATCGTCGGCGAACTGGACGTGTACGAAACCGACCCCATCACCCACGAAGCCGACCTCGCCGTCGTGTTCGGCGGCGACGGAACCATGCTCGGCCTCGCCCGCCGCATCGTCGACGCCGGCATCCCCGTCGTCGGCGTCAACTTCGGCAAACTCGGATTCCTCGCACCCTTCCGACTCGACGAAGTCCGCGATCGATGGGACGACATCGCCGCCGGCAAGCTCCCCGCTCGTCAACGCGTCATGCTCGAAGCCACCATCACCGAAACTGGGGCCGACAAGCCGCACTTCCGATCCCTGGGCACCAATGACTGCGTCGTCACCGCCGGCCCGCCCTACCGCATGATCGAACTCGAACTGACCATCAACCCCGACCACCGCCCCGCCGCCGCCAATATCTTCTCCGGCGACGGCGTCATCGTCGCCACACCCACCGGCTCCACCGCCTACAACCTCTCCGCCGGCGGACCCATCGTCGCCCCCGATGTCGAATCCCTCGTCGTCACCCCCGTCTGCCCGCACACCCTCTCCTTCCGCCCCACCGTCCTGTCCACCGAAGACCTCATCCAACTCCGCGTCCTCCGCGTCAACGATGGCACAACCGTCGTCCTCGACGGCCAGGTCTCCGCCCCGCTCCACGCCGGCTCCGTCCTCACCATCCGCGCCTACCCCAAACGCCTCAACGTCATCGCCAACCCCAACTCCGGCTACTGGAAGACCCTCGCCGAAAAAATGCACTGGGCCCGCCGCCCACGCTTCGAATAACCCACCCCCCGGCCCGCCTCGCTTCAGCGAGGCGGGACCCCCCCACGTCAAATCCCCATTCGCACCGGCGCGGCAACCCCACCGCTTTTCGCCCTCCCCGTGCGCCCCCCTTCCCATCTCAAAATCGCACCTTTTCGCGCACCACGCCGTCACAACGCGCGCCTCCGCACGCCCGTGCGCACCGGCGCGACCGGCTCCGTCACCCCCATGCGCGCCTTTCCACGACTTATATCAACTCATGCGCACCGTCGCGTCCGATTCGCCATCCCCGTGCGCGAAAAGCGACACCACGATGCGCCAACCTCTGCGACATCCCATTTCGACCCACACCCCCGCGTGAGGGCCGTTCGACAAGCTCACGACAAGCACGCCGGCTCCGACTCCCCGCGGCTTACGATCAACTTCCGTTTTGCGCGGCAAGTCCGAGCCGGGCTGCCCTCAGCCCGGGGTTTTAATTCGATGGTCAAAATTGAACTTGAGCACGGCGCGATGATCTGATATCACCAATCACGAACAAGCGGTCCGGTGGACGCAACCAATTTTTCGGGGTCTCTGTGATGATCGACCTCTTGATGCCTGCCCTGCTGATCATGCTCGGCATCAGCATGATCATCGAAGGCAAACGGCTTCAACGTTTGAACGAACCCCGCAGCCGCGACCACCGGCGCGGAAAGCGGCTGCTGGTCGGCGCCGTGTTCTGCGGCGCAGTCACCTAGGTCCGGTTCAGATGTTGTCCGGGCCAGCCCGGACACGAAAGCCATGAAGAGGCACGACGCGAATGAAATGTCCGCCGCCAATCCACGCCCCGACCTATGATGCATACGGGTTCGTCAATTGGTCCGGGCAGGCCCGGACCTACGAAACTGTGTGAAGGCCGGGCGGTGTGCGAATTGACATGAGAATGCCCCGGCGGGTGGGTCGTTCGACAAGCTCACGACAGGCACGCCGGCGCGGAGTCCGCAGGGATCATGACACGGAAAAGGCAATGGACATGGTGGATCGTGTGCATGGTCGCACCGTGGTGCCTGCTGCCGCTGGCGGTGTGGGATCAGACGCCTCATCGATACGACTTTTTCATCGTCGGGTTCGTGACGATTGCGCCCGTCGTGGGCGCGATCGTCTTCAGCATCCGGCTGGGACTGCCGGAGTGGTGGAGATGCATCTCGCTCGTCGCCGCGACAATGGCGATCTACTCGATCGAGCTGCCCGCCATACTTGTTTGCATCTTTGTGCTGGGCGGCGGCGACCTGGGGCAATGACCGGGGCCGCGTCGCGGCCCGGCTATCGGCGCGAACGGCGGTGTTTGAGAAGGAGCAGGCCCGCAGCGAAGGGGATGAGCGTCGTCGGTTCGGGGGCGGGGGTGAGCAGGCCGTAGAGGGAGGCGTGGTTGACGTTGAACCAGATGAAGTCATTGTCGAAGTCGATGCCGTAGTAGCCGATGTGCTGTTCGTCTTCGGGGTTCACGGCGAGCATGCCGGCGCCGACCTGGCCGTCGATGGTGGTGCCGACGACGACCCACTTGTCATGCACATCGTCCCACCAGTACGGGGCGAGCTGCGATTCGGAGAGGCCGATGGCGGCGAGGGACGCTTCGTCGTAGTGAATTTCGAGTCGGACGAAGGCCTGCTCGGGAGAAGCGCCGTCGGCTTCGAGGGCATGCACGGCGGCCTGCACATCGTCATCGGCAAGCTGCACCAGCGACGACACCACGCCGAACGCCGTGCCCATCGCCGGCGGGCCGGTGAAGGGCGTGCTCGTCGCCGACGCCGCCACGGCGTCGAGCGCATCGTTGACCGCCGCCTGCGTCGCCCCGCCGTTCGAGGTGTACTGCGGCTTCATGAAACTCGGCGGA
The nucleotide sequence above comes from Planctomycetota bacterium. Encoded proteins:
- a CDS encoding amidohydrolase family protein, whose protein sequence is MSTLTLKNGRVIDPASGLDAVTDITLSAGKVAKIGKVAKPTGPVFDASGCLVSPGLIDPHVHFREPGQEEKETIATGAASAVHGGFTSVCCMPNTRPALDDDGRIEFVYKQAAKADLCNVYPVGAITKGRKGEELAEINLMARSGAVAFSDDGIAVASASVMAKALRYIATTGRPIMQHCEEPSLTKGGVMNAGLLATRLGLGGWPAVAEELIIQRDVMLNESIRCAYHVQHLTSAGGVDIVRRARKAGQPVTAEASPHHLLLTEDACAEYDTNAKMNPPLRTKADIKAIIKGIKDGVITILATDHAPHTREEKELEFASAPFGIIGLDCALPLYALALIDSGAIDWAAMLAMMTINPAKLCGLHGKGTLAEGADADVTIIDPKETWTIDVNAFESKSRNCPFGGWNVTGRAIATIVGGKIKMNRDADRIR
- the dnaB gene encoding replicative DNA helicase, whose product is MTRLARTRQHFEPQRIEIGKLFDKLPPHSIEAEMSLIGSLIMAGTENVHIVGEVMQAIKSPADFYQPRHAQIYECLLELYDQHQSIDLVQLMQRLRDRQADEAVGGIDYLVQLAESVPTSTNAPHYARIVRDKAKLRGLINAAGTILHEAYESAEPPNLILDKAEKLIFDIAQFATTDEAAALSDLVHQTFEALEARREAGGSITGLHTGYYQLDEMLSGLQRGEMIILAARPSMGKTALALNIAEHIAVDNRQPVAVFSIEMGKQQLAERLLSSRSGVDAQRMRRNMLNADDIGRLQSAGGELSDAPMFIDDTPGLSVLQLRAKARRLYSRHQIKAIMIDYLQLMTSPGAESRQNEVGEISRGVKALARELNVPVICLSQLNRNPEGRESKKPMLSDLRESGSIEQDADVVMMLHREDYYHHDDEWRAENPDKVGVAELIIAKQRNGPTGTVPLQFDGKTTRFNNLARGYSDIE